From a region of the Daphnia magna isolate NIES linkage group LG1, ASM2063170v1.1, whole genome shotgun sequence genome:
- the LOC116925390 gene encoding uncharacterized protein LOC116925390, which yields MEGTRKFRRNSNTDSSSPRCFTRKTLTRDSPPSPTNEQQQRSRKVEKSKQPDSTHIIDDPNLSEDDSPPPEEIKESVIKHLPPVTNKSQSKAQEDVSRPNSLISYNFLVLLVVFGIALLPVYFSGHILGFWYSYSNAGKDKISAPVYTSNQAMELLDEMENSFPLQKKETWIGFLSALSSVIEEKPSQPAVVLLVGGNTPAITRTMQCVALALATNTNKLLRTTSSTDTKFPVVTVKVDEIIDVRQQEEAIKQELDVQIHSILNQSFSVVLGPLEMIPPRAALLLHGYCDNFMAPFKKSVIILTATFDSDKPLNPKQVERKLHNLWDPALGLDTSASIVSRVTNYVVFIQPESGSTQCTDIGSV from the coding sequence aTGGAAGGAACTAGAAAATTTCGGAGGAATTCAAATACAGATTCCAGTAGTCCACGGTGTTTTACTCGTAAGACATTGACAAGAGATAGTCCACCAAGTCCCACCAATGAACAACAGCAGAGATCCAGAAAAGTAGAGAAGTCAAAACAGCCTGATTCAACTCACATTATAGATGATCCAAACCTATCTGAAGACGACTCACCACCACCTGAAGAAATTAAGGAATCTGTCATTAAACATTTACCCCCAGTGACAAACAAGTCTCAATCAAAAGCACAGGAGGATGTATCACGGCCGAACTCTTTAATCTCTTATAATTTTCTAGTTCTACTGGTAGTTTTTGGTATTGCCTTATTACCAGTTTATTTCAGTGGTCATATATTGGGCTTCTGGTATTCTTACTCCAATGCTGGAAAGGACAAGATATCAGCCCCAGTGTATACTTCAAATCAAGCAATGGAATTACTTGATGAAATGGAGAACTCTTTTCCattgcaaaagaaagaaacatgGATAGGTTTCCTTTCTGCACTCAGTAGTGTTATAGAAGAGAAGCCATCCCAACCAGCTGTTGTTCTTCTTGTTGGCGGAAACACCCCAGCTATTACGCGTACCATGCAGTGTGTTGCCTTAGCTTTGGCTACTAACACCAATAAGCTACTTCGCACGACGAGCTCCACCGATACCAAATTCCCTGTAGTAACAGTCAAAGTTGATGAAATTATCGATGTCCGGCAACAGGAAGAAGCCATCAAGCAAGAACTCGATGTGCAAATCCATTCTATCCTTAACCAGTCTTTTTCAGTTGTGCTTGGACCTTTGGAGATGATCCCACCGCGAGCAGCCTTACTGTTGCACGGCTACTGCGACAACTTCATGGCTCCTTTCAAGAAAAGTGTAATCATCTTGACTGCTacctttgactctgataagcCGCTCAATCCAAAACAGGTTGAACGGAAACTTCACAACCTCTGGGATCCTGCATTAGGCCTAGACACATCCGCTTCTATTGTGTCAAGGGTAACCAACTACGTGGTTTTCATCCAACCAGAATCCGGCTCCACACAATGTACTGACATCGGTAGTGTTTAA
- the LOC116925387 gene encoding natural resistance-associated macrophage protein 2 isoform X1 — protein MLPIFRNYPKKYRLVTFSTTMDSVNLSSFNDRRASQASNNINPTETNVPKSFESSSNDREGQLNLAFVNEDDIAPENETYEKLIDVPELGKGSFSFRTLWAFTGPGFLMSIAYLDPGNIESDLQSGVVAGYKLLWVLMTATIMGLLVQRLAIRLGMVTGLHLAEMCYKQYPRTPRIILWIMTEIAIIGSDIQEVIGTALAIYILSDQAVPIWGGVLITVFDTFTFLLLDKYGLRKLEFLFGFLITVMAVTFGYEYIHDPPPQIEVIKGLFVPGCAGCGPEGVLRAVGIVGAVIMPHNLFLHSALVKSRKVNRSDKHSVQQANMYYFIESCIALLVSLIINIFVVCVFAYGLFGKTNQDVQNLCANSTSSSSAGEIEEFFPANNETVDADIYRAGLFLGCKYGDAARYIWAVGILAAGQSSTMTGTYSGQFVMEGFLNLHWARWKRVLLTRTIAISPTLFLAIFADIQQLTGLNDYLNAVMSLQLPFALIPTLTFTSSSKIMGQFVNGMFLIHSRFNKTILTILAVVVVSINLFFVVVTIKDALPPHWAIYTAFGIGGVLYLSLVGYLCLHLIEAFGGRCCASLPYEKMTVYKALGDETEPFASNILQRPINSDN, from the exons ATGCTACCCATATTTCGCAACTACCCTAAAAAAT ATAGACTCGTAACGTTTTCCACGACAATGGATTCCGTTAATCTTTCATCCTTTAACGACAGGCGTGCCAGCCAAGCTAGTAATAACATCAACCCAACCGAAACAAATGTGCCAAAATCTTTCGAATCATCTTCGAATGACAGAGAAGGCCAACTTAATCTAGCTTTCGTTAATGAGGACGACATCGCCCCTGAGAATGAGACGtatgaaaaattaattgaTGTCCCAGAACTGGGAAAG GGATCATTCAGCTTTCGTACATTGTGGGCTTTCACCGGGCCAGGTTTCTTGATGAGCATCGCTTACTTAGACCCTGGTAACATCGAGTCAGATTTGCAGTCTGGAGTTGTGGCTGGCTATAAA TTACTATGGGTGCTGATGACAGCCACAATTATGGGACTGCTGGTGCAAAGGTTAGCTATCCGATTGGGCATGGTTACAGGCCTACATCTAGCCGAGATGTGCTACAAGCAATACCCAAGAACACCACGCATCATATTATGGATTATGACGGAAATTGCAATTATTGGGTCTGATATTCAAGAAGTAATTGGAACTGCACTTGCGATTTACATTCTTTCTGACCAGGC AGTTCCCATTTGGGGTGGTGTGCTTATTACAGTTTTTGACACTTTCACTTTCTTACTCCTTGACAAATATGGGTTGCGCAaattggaatttttatttgGATTTCTCATTACCGTAATGGCCGTTACATTCGGATACGAA TATATTCACGATCCGCCACCACAAATCGAAGTGATCAAAGGCCTCTTCGTTCCAGGTTGTGCGGGATGCGGACCTGAAGGTGTGCTTCGAGCTGTTGGGATAGTTGGTGCTGTCATTATGCCTCATAATCTATTTCTCCATTCTGCTCTGGTCAAA TCTCGCAAAGTCAACCGAAGTGATAAGCATTCTGTCCAACAAGCCAACATGTACTACTTTATTGAGTCATGTATAGCTCTGCTGGTTTCATTgattataaatatttttgtcgTCTGCGTGTTCGCCTACGGACTCTTTGGCAAGACCAATCAAGATGTG CAAAATTTATGTGCTAACAGCACGTCCTCTTCCTCGGCAGGAGAAATCGAAGAATTTTTTCCG GCCAATAACGAAACCGTCGATGCTGATATTTACCGTGCTGGACTCTTTTTGGGCTGCAAATACGGTGACGCTGCCAGATACATTTGGGCTGTTGGAATTCTAGCCGCTGGCCAATCTTCTACTATGACGGGGACTTACAGTGGCCAGTTTGTAATGgag GGGTTCTTAAATTTACATTGGGCCCGTTGGAAACGTGTTTTGCTTACGCGGACGATAGCCATCTCCCCAACCCTTTTTTTGGCTATTTTTGCCGACATTCAACAGTTGACTGGTTTAAACGACTACCTCAATGCCGTTATGAGTTTACAACTACCTTTTGCCTTGATTCCAACTTTAACTTTCACAA GTTCTTCAAAGATAATGGGCCAATTCGTGAATGGAAT GTTCCTCATCCATTCTAGATTCAACAAAACTATCTTAACTATACTAGCGGTTGTTGTAGTCAGCATCAATCTGTTTTTCGTGGTTGTTACCATCAAAGACGCTCTGCCCCCGCACTGGGCGATCTACACTGCCTTTGGAATAGGAGGGGTGCTTTATTTGAGCTTAGTTGGATATCTATGTCTTCACTTGATTGAGGCCTTTGGTGGGCGTTGCTGTGCTTCTTTACCG TATGAGAAAATGACGGTTTACAAGGCACTTGGCGATGAAACGGAACCGTTTGCATCTAACATTTTACAACGCCCCATAAACTCTGACAACTAG
- the LOC116925387 gene encoding natural resistance-associated macrophage protein 2 isoform X2 has translation MLPIFRNYPKKYRLVTFSTTMDSVNLSSFNDRRASQASNNINPTETNVPKSFESSSNDREGQLNLAFVNEDDIAPENETYEKLIDVPELGKGSFSFRTLWAFTGPGFLMSIAYLDPGNIESDLQSGVVAGYKLLWVLMTATIMGLLVQRLAIRLGMVTGLHLAEMCYKQYPRTPRIILWIMTEIAIIGSDIQEVIGTALAIYILSDQAVPIWGGVLITVFDTFTFLLLDKYGLRKLEFLFGFLITVMAVTFGYEYIHDPPPQIEVIKGLFVPGCAGCGPEGVLRAVGIVGAVIMPHNLFLHSALVKSRKVNRSDKHSVQQANMYYFIESCIALLVSLIINIFVVCVFAYGLFGKTNQDVQNLCANSTSSSSAGEIEEFFPANNETVDADIYRAGLFLGCKYGDAARYIWAVGILAAGQSSTMTGTYSGQFVMEGFLNLHWARWKRVLLTRTIAISPTLFLAIFADIQQLTGLNDYLNAVMSLQLPFALIPTLTFTSSSKIMGQFVNGIFNKTILTILAVVVVSINLFFVVVTIKDALPPHWAIYTAFGIGGVLYLSLVGYLCLHLIEAFGGRCCASLPYEKMTVYKALGDETEPFASNILQRPINSDN, from the exons ATGCTACCCATATTTCGCAACTACCCTAAAAAAT ATAGACTCGTAACGTTTTCCACGACAATGGATTCCGTTAATCTTTCATCCTTTAACGACAGGCGTGCCAGCCAAGCTAGTAATAACATCAACCCAACCGAAACAAATGTGCCAAAATCTTTCGAATCATCTTCGAATGACAGAGAAGGCCAACTTAATCTAGCTTTCGTTAATGAGGACGACATCGCCCCTGAGAATGAGACGtatgaaaaattaattgaTGTCCCAGAACTGGGAAAG GGATCATTCAGCTTTCGTACATTGTGGGCTTTCACCGGGCCAGGTTTCTTGATGAGCATCGCTTACTTAGACCCTGGTAACATCGAGTCAGATTTGCAGTCTGGAGTTGTGGCTGGCTATAAA TTACTATGGGTGCTGATGACAGCCACAATTATGGGACTGCTGGTGCAAAGGTTAGCTATCCGATTGGGCATGGTTACAGGCCTACATCTAGCCGAGATGTGCTACAAGCAATACCCAAGAACACCACGCATCATATTATGGATTATGACGGAAATTGCAATTATTGGGTCTGATATTCAAGAAGTAATTGGAACTGCACTTGCGATTTACATTCTTTCTGACCAGGC AGTTCCCATTTGGGGTGGTGTGCTTATTACAGTTTTTGACACTTTCACTTTCTTACTCCTTGACAAATATGGGTTGCGCAaattggaatttttatttgGATTTCTCATTACCGTAATGGCCGTTACATTCGGATACGAA TATATTCACGATCCGCCACCACAAATCGAAGTGATCAAAGGCCTCTTCGTTCCAGGTTGTGCGGGATGCGGACCTGAAGGTGTGCTTCGAGCTGTTGGGATAGTTGGTGCTGTCATTATGCCTCATAATCTATTTCTCCATTCTGCTCTGGTCAAA TCTCGCAAAGTCAACCGAAGTGATAAGCATTCTGTCCAACAAGCCAACATGTACTACTTTATTGAGTCATGTATAGCTCTGCTGGTTTCATTgattataaatatttttgtcgTCTGCGTGTTCGCCTACGGACTCTTTGGCAAGACCAATCAAGATGTG CAAAATTTATGTGCTAACAGCACGTCCTCTTCCTCGGCAGGAGAAATCGAAGAATTTTTTCCG GCCAATAACGAAACCGTCGATGCTGATATTTACCGTGCTGGACTCTTTTTGGGCTGCAAATACGGTGACGCTGCCAGATACATTTGGGCTGTTGGAATTCTAGCCGCTGGCCAATCTTCTACTATGACGGGGACTTACAGTGGCCAGTTTGTAATGgag GGGTTCTTAAATTTACATTGGGCCCGTTGGAAACGTGTTTTGCTTACGCGGACGATAGCCATCTCCCCAACCCTTTTTTTGGCTATTTTTGCCGACATTCAACAGTTGACTGGTTTAAACGACTACCTCAATGCCGTTATGAGTTTACAACTACCTTTTGCCTTGATTCCAACTTTAACTTTCACAA GTTCTTCAAAGATAATGGGCCAATTCGTGAATGGAAT ATTCAACAAAACTATCTTAACTATACTAGCGGTTGTTGTAGTCAGCATCAATCTGTTTTTCGTGGTTGTTACCATCAAAGACGCTCTGCCCCCGCACTGGGCGATCTACACTGCCTTTGGAATAGGAGGGGTGCTTTATTTGAGCTTAGTTGGATATCTATGTCTTCACTTGATTGAGGCCTTTGGTGGGCGTTGCTGTGCTTCTTTACCG TATGAGAAAATGACGGTTTACAAGGCACTTGGCGATGAAACGGAACCGTTTGCATCTAACATTTTACAACGCCCCATAAACTCTGACAACTAG
- the LOC116925387 gene encoding natural resistance-associated macrophage protein 2 isoform X3: MLPIFRNYPKKYRLVTFSTTMDSVNLSSFNDRRASQASNNINPTETNVPKSFESSSNDREGQLNLAFVNEDDIAPENETYEKLIDVPELGKGSFSFRTLWAFTGPGFLMSIAYLDPGNIESDLQSGVVAGYKLLWVLMTATIMGLLVQRLAIRLGMVTGLHLAEMCYKQYPRTPRIILWIMTEIAIIGSDIQEVIGTALAIYILSDQAVPIWGGVLITVFDTFTFLLLDKYGLRKLEFLFGFLITVMAVTFGYEYIHDPPPQIEVIKGLFVPGCAGCGPEGVLRAVGIVGAVIMPHNLFLHSALVKSRKVNRSDKHSVQQANMYYFIESCIALLVSLIINIFVVCVFAYGLFGKTNQDVQNLCANSTSSSSAGEIEEFFPANNETVDADIYRAGLFLGCKYGDAARYIWAVGILAAGQSSTMTGTYSGQFVMEGFLNLHWARWKRVLLTRTIAISPTLFLAIFADIQQLTGLNDYLNAVMSLQLPFALIPTLTFTSSSKIMGQFVNGMFLIHSRFNKTILTILAVVVVSINLFFVVVTIKDALPPHWAIYTAFGIGGVLYLSLVGYLCLHLIEAFGGRCCASLPRSFYFGFIFVIHVPLSNWIPV; the protein is encoded by the exons ATGCTACCCATATTTCGCAACTACCCTAAAAAAT ATAGACTCGTAACGTTTTCCACGACAATGGATTCCGTTAATCTTTCATCCTTTAACGACAGGCGTGCCAGCCAAGCTAGTAATAACATCAACCCAACCGAAACAAATGTGCCAAAATCTTTCGAATCATCTTCGAATGACAGAGAAGGCCAACTTAATCTAGCTTTCGTTAATGAGGACGACATCGCCCCTGAGAATGAGACGtatgaaaaattaattgaTGTCCCAGAACTGGGAAAG GGATCATTCAGCTTTCGTACATTGTGGGCTTTCACCGGGCCAGGTTTCTTGATGAGCATCGCTTACTTAGACCCTGGTAACATCGAGTCAGATTTGCAGTCTGGAGTTGTGGCTGGCTATAAA TTACTATGGGTGCTGATGACAGCCACAATTATGGGACTGCTGGTGCAAAGGTTAGCTATCCGATTGGGCATGGTTACAGGCCTACATCTAGCCGAGATGTGCTACAAGCAATACCCAAGAACACCACGCATCATATTATGGATTATGACGGAAATTGCAATTATTGGGTCTGATATTCAAGAAGTAATTGGAACTGCACTTGCGATTTACATTCTTTCTGACCAGGC AGTTCCCATTTGGGGTGGTGTGCTTATTACAGTTTTTGACACTTTCACTTTCTTACTCCTTGACAAATATGGGTTGCGCAaattggaatttttatttgGATTTCTCATTACCGTAATGGCCGTTACATTCGGATACGAA TATATTCACGATCCGCCACCACAAATCGAAGTGATCAAAGGCCTCTTCGTTCCAGGTTGTGCGGGATGCGGACCTGAAGGTGTGCTTCGAGCTGTTGGGATAGTTGGTGCTGTCATTATGCCTCATAATCTATTTCTCCATTCTGCTCTGGTCAAA TCTCGCAAAGTCAACCGAAGTGATAAGCATTCTGTCCAACAAGCCAACATGTACTACTTTATTGAGTCATGTATAGCTCTGCTGGTTTCATTgattataaatatttttgtcgTCTGCGTGTTCGCCTACGGACTCTTTGGCAAGACCAATCAAGATGTG CAAAATTTATGTGCTAACAGCACGTCCTCTTCCTCGGCAGGAGAAATCGAAGAATTTTTTCCG GCCAATAACGAAACCGTCGATGCTGATATTTACCGTGCTGGACTCTTTTTGGGCTGCAAATACGGTGACGCTGCCAGATACATTTGGGCTGTTGGAATTCTAGCCGCTGGCCAATCTTCTACTATGACGGGGACTTACAGTGGCCAGTTTGTAATGgag GGGTTCTTAAATTTACATTGGGCCCGTTGGAAACGTGTTTTGCTTACGCGGACGATAGCCATCTCCCCAACCCTTTTTTTGGCTATTTTTGCCGACATTCAACAGTTGACTGGTTTAAACGACTACCTCAATGCCGTTATGAGTTTACAACTACCTTTTGCCTTGATTCCAACTTTAACTTTCACAA GTTCTTCAAAGATAATGGGCCAATTCGTGAATGGAAT GTTCCTCATCCATTCTAGATTCAACAAAACTATCTTAACTATACTAGCGGTTGTTGTAGTCAGCATCAATCTGTTTTTCGTGGTTGTTACCATCAAAGACGCTCTGCCCCCGCACTGGGCGATCTACACTGCCTTTGGAATAGGAGGGGTGCTTTATTTGAGCTTAGTTGGATATCTATGTCTTCACTTGATTGAGGCCTTTGGTGGGCGTTGCTGTGCTTCTTTACCG CGTTCTTTCTATTTTGGATTTATATTCGTGATTCACGTCCCTTTGTCGAATTGGATTCCAGTATGA
- the LOC123470635 gene encoding electron transfer flavoprotein-ubiquinone oxidoreductase, mitochondrial-like, translated as MVHGFVLRAFNRGQNGCLVFKRLYSWTEQSFPKITTHYTVHPREKDPRWEGVDMERAVDEVDVVIVGGGPAGMSAAIRLKQLAALHEKEMRICVVEKAAEIGGHTLSGACLELGPLNELIPDWKERGAPLHTPVTEDKFALLTENYRIPLPILPGMPMHNHGNMIVRLGHFVQWLGSQAEELGVEIYPGIAASEILYHEDGSVKGIATNDVGIAKDGSPKDTFARGMELHAKCTIFAEGCHGHLAKMLYKKFNLRTECEPQTYAIGLKELWEIDPAKHHPGRIEHTVGWPLERTTYGGSFLYHVTDESKTPLIAMGLVIGLDYRNPFISPYKEFQRWKLHPSVKPLLEGAKRIGYGARALNEGGLQSIPKLTFPGGCLVGCSPGFMNVPKIKGTHNAMKSAMLAAESIFDTISSDIKQETVGVNPVVYEERIRNSCVWKELQSVRNVRPSFSSSLGLYGGLMYTGLFYVLGRGKEPWTFTHHGADHRKLKPAAQCQPVDYPKPDGKITFDLLTSVALTGTNHEGDQPPHLTLMDDTVQVKQNLAVYDGPEGRFCPAGVYEYVPTEDGQSKKFQISAQNCIHCKTCDIKDPSQNINWVAPEGGGGPAYNGM; from the exons ATGGTCCACGGCTTTGTTTTACGAGCCTTTAACAGAG GTCAAAATGGctgtttggtttttaaacGTTTGTATTCGTGGACAGAGCAGTCTTTTCCTAAAATTACGACCCATTACACAGTCCATCCGCGAGAAAAAGATCCAAGATGGGAGG GTGTGGATATGGAAAGAGCAGTGGATGAGGTTGatgttgttattgttggtgGTGGACCTGCTGGTATGTCTGCTGCAATACGACTGAAACAGCTTGCTGCTCtgcatgaaaaagaaatgagaataTGTGTTGTTGAGAAAGCTGCAGAAATAG GTGGACATACACTATCTGGAGCATGTTTGGAACTTGGTCCTTTGAATGAATTAATTCCTGACTGGAAAGAACGTGGGGCTCCCCTTCACACCCCAGTTACAGAGGACAAATTTGCACTTTTAACAGAAAACTATAGGATTCCATTGCCAATATTGCCCG GTATGCCAATGCACAACCATGGAAACATGATTGTGAGGCTGGGCCATTTTGTCCAGTGGTTGGGTTCACAAGCAGAAGAATTGGGTGTTGAAATTTACCCTGGCATAGCAGCATCTGAAATACTCTACCACGAAGATGGAAGTGTTAAAGGCATCGCTACTAACGATGTTGGAATCGCAAAAGATGGATCTCCTAAA GACACGTTTGCTCGTGGCATGGAATTACATGCAAAATGCACAATTTTTGCTGAGGGTTGTCATGGTCATTTAGCCAAAATGCTTTACAAAAAATTCAATCTACGCACAGAATGTGAACCTCAAACATATGCCATTGGGTTAAAAGAGCTATGGGAAATAGACCCTGCAAAGCATCATCCTGGAAGGATAGAACATACCGTCGGTTGGCCATTG GAGCGAACAACATATGGTGGATCGTTTCTTTACCACGTTACGGACGAAAGTAAGACGCCCCTTATAGCTATGGGCCTTGTGATTGGGCTCGATTACCGCAATCCGTTTATCAGTCCATACAAAGAATTCCAGCGATGGAAACTTCACCCTTCCGTCAAGCCATTGCTTGAAGGAGCAAAAAG GATTGGTTATGGCGCTCGGGCCCTTAATGAAGGAGGTTTACAGTCAATTCCCAAATTGACTTTCCCAGGAGGTTGCTTGGTTGGCTGTTCGCCTGGGTTTATGAATGTTCCCAAAATCAAGGGAACACACAATGCAATGAAGAGTGCCATGTTAGCGGCCgagagtatatttgataccaTTAGCAGTGATATTAAACAAGAAACGGTCGGTGTAAACCCAGTAGTCTACGAAGAGCGAATTCGGAACAGCTGCGTTTGGAAAGAACTCCAGAGCGTCAGAAATGTGAGGCCTTCTTTCAGTTCATCTCTTGGTTTATATGGTGGGCTTATGTACACTGGGCTATTTTACGTACTTGGTCGAGGGAAAGAGCCTTGGACATTTACACATCACG gTGCTGACCATCGAAAGCTAAAACCCGCTGCACAATGCCAGCCGGTTGACTATCCAAAGCCTGATGGGAAAATAACTTTTGATCTGTTGACTTCAGTTGCGTTAACGGGAACGAATCACGAAGGTGATCAACCACCTCATTTAACATTGATGGACGACACAGTACAAGTCAAACAAAATCTTGCTGTGTATGATGGCCCAGAGGGTCGCTTTTGTCCCGCTG GTGTTTACGAATACGTGCCAACGGAGGACGGGCAGAGTAAGAAGTTCCAAATAAGTGCTCaaaattgtattcactgtAAGACATGTGATATCAAGGACCCCAGTCAGAACATCAATTGGGTCGCCCCTGAGGGTGGCGGTGGGCCTGCGTACAACGGAATGTGA